In Oryza sativa Japonica Group chromosome 2, ASM3414082v1, the following are encoded in one genomic region:
- the LOC107275403 gene encoding uncharacterized protein, producing the protein MAVDWGPVVVAVILFILLSPGLLFQVPARTRVVEFGNMCTSGVSVLVHAVFFFVLFTVLVVAIGIHVRAG; encoded by the coding sequence ATGGCGGTGGACTGGGgtccggtggtggtggcggtgataCTGTTCATCCTGCTGTCGCCGGGGCTTCTGTTCCAGGTGCCGGCGAGGACGAGGGTGGTGGAGTTCGGCAACATGTGCACCAGCGGCGTCTCCGTCCTCGTCCACGCCGTCTTCTTCTTCGTCCTCTTcaccgtcctcgtcgtcgccattGGCATCCACGTCCGTGCCGGCTAG